The nucleotide sequence GTTTCTGGCCAACGTGTGTGCGCAGCTGATCGTCCGCTACGGCCTGGACCACGACCACCTGCCCGACACAGCCACCCGCGACGGTGGTTTCCTGGCGCAGCTCCTCGCAGAGGCCAGCGCGGTCTCCGCCAACCTGCCGCTGGTCGTGGTCGTCGACGCGCTCGACGAGGCCGAGGACCACGCGGCCGGGGGTGCCAACCGGTTGTTCCTGCCGCCGACCCTGCCGCCAGGCGTGTTCTTCGTGGTGAGCAGCCGCGAGCGCCACGACCACCAGCTCTACGTCGACAGCCGACGGGACATCTATCTACGCGACGACGACCCCCAGAACCTCGCGGACATCGCCACGTACGTCACGAACCGCCTGCGCGAGCACGGTATGCGCCGCGACGGTCTGGCAGAGATCCTTGTCGACCGCAGCGAAGGCAATTTCATGTACGTGGTGTACGTGCTGGGCGATCTCCTGAGAGGCTCGGTGGACATCGAGGACGTGGACGCCCTGCCGCACGGTCTGCGCGCCTATTACCAGCGGCACTGGGGCATCATGCGGGCCCGCGACCCCGACCTGTTCGACCGGTACCAGGCGCCTCTGGTGTGCTTCCTGGCGACCGCTCGCGAGCCGGTGACCCTGGCCCGGTCGACGGAGTGGATAGCCAGATATTGGAAGCAGTCCCGGTGGGACGTCGCGGAGTTCCGGCCGCGCACGGTGGTCGGCGTCGTGCGGAACTGGCGGGAGTTCCTCAACGAGGAAGGGGTCGGCGCCGACGCCCGGTACCGGCTCTACCATACGAGCTTCCAGGAATTTCTGCGGGACGAGGTGGGGCTGGCCCCGTTCCATGACACGATCGGCGCCGTCGCACTCGACAAGATCGACGGCCTCGTGCCGGACGGCTGAGATGACGCTGGATCCCTACGAACTGCGCCACCTGGTCGCGCACCTCGACCTGGCCGGCAACACCGCGGAGTTGCACCGGCTACTGACCGCCAGCGACGCCCACGGCCGGAACCTGTGGTTCGGACTGAAGGACGTACAGGGCGACGTCGACGGGTACCGGCGTGATGTGGACCGCGCGCAGCGGACGGTGCGCCGGGTCGTCGACATGGAGCTGGACGAGGGCAGGACGACCCGGGACATCGGCCGGGAGGTCCACTACCTGCTGCTCTCCCTGTCCGTGGTCGACCAGGTCGGCAACATGCCGCCGGAGCTGTTCGCGGCGATGGTGGCCAAGGGGGTCTGGTCGCCAGAGACCGCCCTGCGGGCTGCCTCTGGCGACGTCGGCGCCGTGGCGTCATTGCTCCGGTATCTGCCGACAGACGTGGCCGAACGAGCGGTGACCGACGCCCTGGCTACGGTGTCGACTCAGCCACAGCCGTGGGACCGGTCGAACATGCTGGCGCAACTCGCGCCCCACCTGACCGCCCGGCACGGCGAACGGGCGGTGGCGCTACTCGCAGGGTTGCCCGGCCATCTGCGCCGGAAGCCGGCCGAGCGGCTGGCCGGCCGGGTTCGAGCCGATCAGCTGCGTACGGTTGTGGACCTCGTCACCGAGATCGACGACGTACGGGACAGGTCGCAGGCGTTGGCGGCGATCGGAGAGCACGTTGCCGACGACGTCGACGCGATCACGGCCGCCGCCGACACGATTGTCGATCCGGACCACCGGGCAGTCGCGTTGTCGGGAATTATCGACCGGCTGAGTAGCTCCGTGCTTCCTGAGCTGCTCGCGGCGATGGCGACGGAACGAGAAGACCGGTTCTGGCGGGCGCGGGCCCTGGAACTCCTGCGGCCTTCGCTGTCCGACGAACTGCTTCCCGCGGCCATGACCGCCACCGACAACCTGGAAGGTGAGGTGCGCCTGGCGGCGCTCATCGCGATCGCACCTGTCCTCACCCCGGAGCTCGCCTCCACCGCGTTGCGCACCGCCCTGGCCGCCGATGGTCTCTGGGGCCAGGATGAGCTGATCATCGCGCTGACGTCCCGGCTGTCCTCGACGGACGTCGACGTCGTCGTGCGCGACGCGCGGCGGCGAGGCGCGCAGGCGGTACTCGCCGCCGCCGCACTCGTGGTCGGGCCCGCCGAGCGGGCCACGCTGTTCAGCGAGGCGGTCGACATCCTCGAACAGCGGCTGAAGTCTCCGAAGGGCGCACGCGGTGACCCCGGAACGCGGAAGCGCGAGGCGCGTACGTTTGCCGAGCTACCCACGGAGCTGCTCGGCCGCGCGGTCGAACTGGTCGAGGGCATGTCCCCGGAGATGGCAGTGGCCCTGGCCGAGCGGTTGTCCCAAGCCGGGCTGGCGAAGGAGCGCGAGCAGGTACTGCGCACGACGTTGCACACCATTCGCGATTGGCAGAGCGACCACGAGGACGAGGACGGTGCCCGGTTCAGAGCCATGACCACGATCGCGCCCGCGTTGTCCAGAACGCTGCGCTGGGATGCTCTGACAGTCGCCGGGAAGGCCGGCGAAGACCGGAACGAGGGGGACTGGCGGGCCGTCCAGCTTGTCCGCACGAGCGTGCGAGAACTCGTGCCCTACCTGGACGCGGATCAGCTGTCGGTGGCGGTCTCGATGATCCGGGAGATCCGAGACGCCGTCGACCGGAGCGCGGCGCTGACCGGGCTGCTGGCGTACCTGGGCGAACCCGAACGTACCGCCGCGCTCGAGTGGACGTTGGCCGTGACAGACGAGATCATCGACCCGTACGATCGGCGCGACCGCATCGTCGAACTGGCACCGATCCTGCCGGCCCGGTCGTTCGAGCGGATTCTGGCGATGACCGACGAGATCGACGAGCTCGAGATCATGGCCGAGACGCTCGCGAGAATTGGCGACCACGTACCAGCCGAGTTGGTCCTGGACATCGACGACCTGCTGGCGGACGTCGACTGCCCCAGGTGGACATCATTGGCCTATGCCCGGCTCGCCCACCGGGTGACCGGGAAGCTCCGCCGACGGTTCTATGCTCGCGCGGTCGCCGATTTCGACAGGCTCGACGACGACGAATGGGTGAGGCAGGAACCAGACATCCTTCGGGCTCTGCTTCCCGTCACGCCGGACGATTCCCTGCCGGACCTGCGGGCGAAGGCCGACCGGATCTACTACCTCGACGAGCGCGCCCGTTTCCTAGTAGATCTTGCCGCCCGGCTGAAGGGGCGGGCCCGGGCCGAGACCCTGACCGCAGCGCTGGCGACCGCGCGGCAGGTCGAACGGCTCGAAGACAGGGCCAAGGCCATCGCCGCAGTTGGCGAGGATGTTCCGGGCGTACTCGCCGCGATCGACGAGATCGACGACGTAGGGTGCCGCAACGTCGCGTTCGCCGCTCTCGGCCGTCCCGTCTCGGCCGAGAGCGTGCTACAGCTCGAACACAGGATGCGCGAAGAGAGCCCGGGTGACAACGACGCCCTGGCCAGGAACAGGCAGTCCTTCGTCTACCTCGCCAGCCGGGCTCCCGTCGACCTGGTGCCGCACCTACTCGGAGCCGTCAAGGACCTGCCAAGTGAACTCGATCGCGTCGACCTGTTGCTGGCGCTGGCTCCCAGGCTGCCGGAGGACCTGCTGCCCGCCGCGTTGCAAGCCCTTGATGACGTGGACATCGACCTGGAAGACGCCGCACAGGTGCTGGCCACCCTGACCGCGAGGTTCCGCGATCCTCCCGGGCCGGAGCTGAAGCAACTATGGGGCGCGGCGCGCTCGATGATGATGAGAGGCCGGCGACAGGACGCCCTGACCACGCTCGGAACGGTCGCGGAGCTGGTCGCGCTGACTGGTGGTGAGGCTGGAGTCAAGGAAGCCGCACAGGCTGTCCACAGCGTCGGCGAGTGGTTTCCGTGACAGCGGCTGGTCCGGACGGGACGATCAGCCGAGCTGTTCGGCCAGGGCGACGACGATGCCTTCCGGGCCACGGACGTTGCAGAGCCGGTAGCTGTTCTCGTACCGGACCAGCTCGCCGACGAGCTCGGCGCCGTGGTTGCGCAGGCGGGCGACGACCTCCTCGATGTCGTCGACGGCGAACATCATGCGCCGGATACCCAACGTGTTCAGCGGTGCGTCCTTCGGCTCCGCGCTGATCGCCGTCGGGGTGTGGAACCTCGTCAGTTCGACCCGGCCGTGGCCGTCCGGGGTCCGCAACATCGCGATGTCCGCCCGCACGCCGTCCAGCCCGACGAGCTGGTCCACCGACTCACCCTCGACTGTCGTCCTGCCCTCCAGCTCCATGCCGAGTTCGACGAAGAACGCGATGACAGCCGCGAGGTCGTCGACAACGACGAGGACGTTGTCCATCCGCTTGATCATGGTGGTACTCCTTCTCTGGTATACGAATTCTCTGGTGTACGAAGATGCCGCGGTACGCCCCCAGTCGGTCCGGATGCCGATCACCCGGCGGACCGCGCCGACGAGAGCGTCGAGGGGGTCGGCGATGGAGGCCGCGATGGGAGCCGCGAGGGAATCGGCGATGGGGTCGGCGGGGGAGCCGCCCGGGGGCGTGTCGACGTGCTGGAGAGCCGTACCCGCCACGTCGTCCTCCTCGTTCGCAAGCGGGGCCGTCCCGTTCAGCGTCTTACGAGCAAGACCTATTCGTCCAATGACAACTTCTGCGGCTACCCATAACTATGATGGATGAATGCTGGATATCGTGCGGCTACGCATCCTGGCGGCGGTCGCCGCGCACGGCTCGGTAACCAAGGCGGCCAAGCAGTTGAAGTACTCTCAGCCAGCGGTGAGCCACCACCTGGCCCGGCTGGAGGCCGAAACCGGCGCCCGGCTCGTCCAGCGCATCGGGCGGGGCATCCGACTCACCCCGGAGGGCGCGCACCTCGCGCGCCGGGCTGCGGAGATCGTCGGACGGGTCGACACCGCCGCCGCGGAACTGTCGGCGATGGTGGGCCTGCGGACCGGCCGGGTACGGGTCGCCGGCTTCCAGTCAGCACTCGCCGCCCTGATTCCGTACACCGCCGCCACCCTGCGCCGCAACCACCCCGGTATCGAACTGCACCTGGTCGACGCCCACCCGCAGGTGGCGCTGCACCTGCTGCGTGACGGGCAGGTCGACGCCGCCGTCGTCTTCCGCTACGACGACAGCACGCCGGACGGCGTCCGCGCGACGCACCTGTTCGACGACCCGATGCACCTGCTCAGTCTCGAACCGGGCCAGACGCTGCGGGACCATCGCGACTCGGCCTGGATCGCCGGCTGCGAGAACTGCCGCCGCGATTTCGTCGACGCGTGTGAGCGGGCTGGCTTCACCCCGCACGTCGCCTACACCAGCGACGACGTGATCGTCCAACAGTCCCTCGTCGCCGCCGGCATGGGCGTGACCACCGAGCCCGGCCTGACCCTACGTACGCACCGGGCACCCGGAATCGAAGCCACCCCGCTGTCCGACTTCCGCCGACGCGTCTATCTCGCCACCTACGGCGACCCGCCGGACTCCCCGGCCACCACGGCCTTCGTCACCGCGCTGCAGCACGCCGTCCAGCAGACCCGCCCCGGGGAGGCGGCACCACGGGGGTGACCTGACTGGCCAGCCAGTTCAGGCATCCGGAGATCCCCTGGCCTCCGGTCCCCCGACCCGGACAGCGTGCCAACGAAGCCGGTGAGGGCGAGCCTGCGAAGTCGCGGGGCCTACCGGTCCGGCCGGTTGCCGCGGCCACCGCGATCCGCTCGCCGCGGCGCGGCGCGGGCGTGCGCACCCGGACTACTCCGTACCGTCCGCCGGCAGTCGGTCCGGCAGCCCGAGCCGCGGGAACTGGTCGTCGTGGAATATCAGGATCTCGGTGATCGCCCCGCCGGTGATGCGCAGCACGTCGATCGTCAGCGGCAGGTACGCACCCTCCCGCTCCCGCCAGTGGTAGAAGGCGACGGCGGGTTGCCGGTTCACCGCGGTGGGGACCGCGCGCAGCCCCGTCATGCCCGGGTAGCCGTCTTCGACCCAGTTGTTCAGCACCGCGTCGCGGCCGACGTACAGGCCCGGCGTGGGCGGCATCGAGCAGCGGACGTCGTCCCGCAGCATCGTGGCGAGCCGGTCGATGTCCGTGGCCACGCTGGCGTCGGTGAAGCGGCGTACCAGCTCACGGGTCTCGGCGTCCTCCTCGCCGCCGGTCCAGTCCTGCCGTTGCGCGGGCAGGTGTTCCCGCATGCCGGCGCGGGCCCGTTGCAGTGCACTGTTCACGGAGTTCACCGAGTCCCCGAGAAGCTCCGCAACGTCCTTCGCCGGCCAGCCGAGCACGTCCCGCAGGATCAGCACGGCCCGCGGGCGCGGCGCGAGATGCTGGACCGCGACCAGGTACGCCAGCTCGATCGTCTCGCGCGCGATGGCCAGGGTCTCCGGTTCGTCCGCGTCAGCTGCGGGCAGCTCGTCGAGCAGCCGGTCCGGGTAGGGCTGCAACCACCGCACCTCGCCGCCGGTCGCGGGCTGCGG is from Micromonospora sp. WMMD1102 and encodes:
- a CDS encoding ATP-binding protein, yielding MTSGPAKYEAQVSGGQGAIIGDYATVFQSFTTAPSPLASHIRVHQFSGVVDDRTRAFVGREFLLDAIDGVLRDESFRSGYVVLRGEPGIGKTSVLAHLISSRRYVHHLNIAPMNIRSPEAFLANVCAQLIVRYGLDHDHLPDTATRDGGFLAQLLAEASAVSANLPLVVVVDALDEAEDHAAGGANRLFLPPTLPPGVFFVVSSRERHDHQLYVDSRRDIYLRDDDPQNLADIATYVTNRLREHGMRRDGLAEILVDRSEGNFMYVVYVLGDLLRGSVDIEDVDALPHGLRAYYQRHWGIMRARDPDLFDRYQAPLVCFLATAREPVTLARSTEWIARYWKQSRWDVAEFRPRTVVGVVRNWREFLNEEGVGADARYRLYHTSFQEFLRDEVGLAPFHDTIGAVALDKIDGLVPDG
- a CDS encoding VOC family protein, encoding MAGTALQHVDTPPGGSPADPIADSLAAPIAASIADPLDALVGAVRRVIGIRTDWGRTAASSYTREFVYQRRSTTMIKRMDNVLVVVDDLAAVIAFFVELGMELEGRTTVEGESVDQLVGLDGVRADIAMLRTPDGHGRVELTRFHTPTAISAEPKDAPLNTLGIRRMMFAVDDIEEVVARLRNHGAELVGELVRYENSYRLCNVRGPEGIVVALAEQLG
- a CDS encoding LysR family transcriptional regulator, coding for MLDIVRLRILAAVAAHGSVTKAAKQLKYSQPAVSHHLARLEAETGARLVQRIGRGIRLTPEGAHLARRAAEIVGRVDTAAAELSAMVGLRTGRVRVAGFQSALAALIPYTAATLRRNHPGIELHLVDAHPQVALHLLRDGQVDAAVVFRYDDSTPDGVRATHLFDDPMHLLSLEPGQTLRDHRDSAWIAGCENCRRDFVDACERAGFTPHVAYTSDDVIVQQSLVAAGMGVTTEPGLTLRTHRAPGIEATPLSDFRRRVYLATYGDPPDSPATTAFVTALQHAVQQTRPGEAAPRG
- a CDS encoding RNA polymerase subunit sigma-70, with the protein product MSADRRLAELGGNGSGESGPDRNGPGGNSPGEVDESAFSGLAERHRRELHVHCYRMLGSFEDAEDTVQETFLRAWRRRETFEGRSTFRAWLYRIATNACLDLLARCRPQPATGGEVRWLQPYPDRLLDELPAADADEPETLAIARETIELAYLVAVQHLAPRPRAVLILRDVLGWPAKDVAELLGDSVNSVNSALQRARAGMREHLPAQRQDWTGGEEDAETRELVRRFTDASVATDIDRLATMLRDDVRCSMPPTPGLYVGRDAVLNNWVEDGYPGMTGLRAVPTAVNRQPAVAFYHWREREGAYLPLTIDVLRITGGAITEILIFHDDQFPRLGLPDRLPADGTE